A single region of the Roseivivax sp. THAF197b genome encodes:
- a CDS encoding GNAT family N-acetyltransferase, protein MPIRIETTAPRAEGVETVLSESHALMQRLFPPEHNSFLDFDALAAPEITLWAARDDAAILGTVALKAAGEYGEIKSLFVMPEARGHGVAAALLAHAEAEAQARGITLLRLETGDLLEAAGRLYIRAGYVRRGPFGAYEENGTSVFYEKALTACDTSD, encoded by the coding sequence ATGCCGATCAGGATCGAGACCACCGCACCGCGCGCCGAGGGCGTCGAGACCGTATTGAGCGAAAGCCATGCGCTGATGCAGCGGCTGTTCCCGCCAGAGCATAATTCCTTTCTGGATTTTGATGCGCTGGCCGCACCCGAGATCACCCTGTGGGCGGCGCGGGATGACGCCGCAATCCTCGGGACGGTCGCCTTGAAGGCCGCGGGCGAATACGGGGAGATCAAATCGCTTTTCGTGATGCCGGAGGCCCGAGGGCACGGTGTGGCCGCAGCGCTTCTGGCCCATGCCGAGGCCGAGGCGCAAGCGCGGGGCATCACCCTTCTGCGGCTCGAGACGGGCGATCTTCTGGAAGCAGCGGGCCGCCTTTACATACGGGCGGGATATGTCCGGCGGGGGCCGTTCGGGGCCTATGAGGAGAACGGCACGAGCGTGTTCTACGAAAAGGCGCTCACCGCCTGCGACACGTCAGATTGA
- a CDS encoding division plane positioning ATPase MipZ, producing the protein MAHIIVVGNEKGGAGKSTVSMHIATALSRMGHRVGTLDLDLRQQTFGRYIHNRNATLQAEGLSLPTPHYMELPEVDKETLAPGENVYDHRLSAAVAVLEPQSDFVLIDCPGSHTRLSQVAHSLADTLVTPLNDSFVDFDLLAHISSDGEKIEGPSVYSEMVWNARQLRAQAGLAPIDWVVLRNRLGAQNMVNKQKMEKALERLSKRIGFRVAPGFSERVIFRELFPRGLTLLDLKDVGVKQLNISNVAARQELRDLMKTMNLPGVEVAF; encoded by the coding sequence GTGGCGCATATCATCGTTGTCGGAAACGAAAAGGGCGGTGCAGGCAAGTCTACCGTGTCGATGCATATCGCAACCGCCCTGTCGCGGATGGGCCATCGCGTCGGCACGCTCGACCTCGATCTGCGCCAGCAGACCTTCGGGCGCTACATCCACAATCGCAACGCGACGCTGCAGGCCGAAGGCCTGTCGCTGCCGACGCCGCATTACATGGAGCTCCCCGAGGTCGACAAGGAGACGCTGGCCCCGGGCGAGAACGTCTACGATCACCGCCTATCCGCCGCCGTCGCCGTGCTGGAGCCGCAATCCGATTTCGTGCTGATCGATTGCCCGGGCTCGCATACTCGTCTCAGCCAGGTCGCCCATTCGCTGGCCGACACGCTGGTCACGCCGCTCAATGACAGCTTCGTCGATTTCGACCTGCTCGCGCATATCTCCTCGGATGGCGAGAAGATCGAGGGTCCCTCGGTCTATTCCGAAATGGTCTGGAACGCCCGGCAATTGCGCGCACAGGCAGGGCTCGCCCCGATCGACTGGGTCGTGCTGCGCAACCGGCTTGGCGCGCAGAACATGGTGAACAAGCAGAAGATGGAAAAGGCGCTCGAGCGGCTTTCCAAGCGGATCGGCTTCCGCGTCGCCCCCGGCTTTTCCGAGCGGGTGATCTTCCGCGAATTGTTCCCGCGGGGCCTCACGCTGCTCGACCTCAAGGATGTTGGCGTGAAGCAATTGAACATCTCGAATGTCGCGGCGCGCCAGGAATTGCGCGACCTGATGAAGACGATGAACCTGCCGGGCGTCGAGGTGGCGTTCTGA
- a CDS encoding endonuclease/exonuclease/phosphatase family protein, whose translation MRLLRRITKLAVGLCAFLFLVACALHVTNSTASDVPAKVEGTHRVATHNVHYILMNEAEGAWSRGDWQARAPAMDAAFKAMDADIVAFQEMESFAGGNSDDVNLARSYLLENNPGYAAAAVGDWRDFPSTQPIFYRTDRYELVDQGWFFFSDTPDVIYSRTFNGSYPAFASWARFRELSGGTEFVVKNVHYEYRSGSNRLKSAELTAQRLAPFLNEGLPVLLVGDLNARLGSETAGILEDAGLAFLDVDGATYHFDRGINLFGAIDHIGLSQGITARAGPFTLQRKFAGEWPSDHYPVLADITLPE comes from the coding sequence ATGCGCCTGCTGCGCCGTATCACAAAACTGGCCGTCGGCCTCTGCGCCTTTCTGTTCCTTGTGGCCTGCGCGTTGCATGTGACCAACAGCACCGCGAGCGATGTGCCCGCGAAGGTGGAGGGCACCCACCGGGTCGCCACGCATAACGTCCATTACATCTTAATGAACGAGGCCGAGGGCGCCTGGTCGCGGGGCGATTGGCAGGCCCGCGCGCCCGCCATGGACGCGGCCTTCAAGGCGATGGACGCCGATATTGTGGCGTTTCAGGAGATGGAAAGCTTCGCGGGCGGCAATTCGGACGATGTGAACCTCGCCCGCAGCTACCTTCTGGAGAACAATCCCGGCTATGCGGCGGCAGCCGTCGGCGATTGGCGCGATTTTCCCTCCACCCAGCCGATCTTCTATCGCACCGACCGCTACGAGCTGGTCGATCAGGGCTGGTTTTTCTTCTCCGACACGCCGGACGTCATTTATTCCCGCACCTTCAACGGCTCCTACCCCGCCTTCGCGTCTTGGGCGCGGTTCCGCGAGCTGTCGGGCGGCACGGAATTTGTCGTGAAGAACGTGCATTACGAATACCGGTCCGGCTCCAACCGCCTTAAATCGGCAGAACTGACGGCGCAGCGGTTAGCGCCCTTCCTGAACGAAGGCCTCCCGGTTCTCCTGGTCGGGGATTTGAATGCACGGCTGGGCTCCGAGACGGCGGGTATCCTTGAAGACGCGGGCCTTGCCTTTCTGGACGTGGACGGCGCGACCTATCATTTCGATCGGGGCATCAACCTCTTCGGTGCCATCGATCATATTGGCCTGTCGCAAGGGATCACGGCCCGCGCCGGTCCCTTCACGCTGCAACGCAAATTCGCAGGCGAATGGCCCTCCGATCACTACCCTGTGCTGGCGGATATCACGCTGCCCGAGTGA
- the rpmE gene encoding 50S ribosomal protein L31, with protein sequence MRKGIHPEYHVVTVKMTDGSTFETRSVWGKEGDTLSLDIDPTVHPAWTGGSSRLLDQGGRVSKFKKKYEGLGF encoded by the coding sequence ATGAGAAAAGGCATCCACCCCGAATACCACGTCGTGACCGTCAAGATGACCGACGGCTCCACGTTCGAGACCCGCAGCGTCTGGGGCAAGGAAGGCGACACGCTGTCGCTCGACATCGACCCGACCGTGCACCCCGCCTGGACCGGTGGCTCCTCGCGCCTGCTCGACCAGGGCGGCCGCGTGTCGAAGTTCAAGAAGAAGTACGAAGGCCTGGGCTTCTAA
- the rplS gene encoding 50S ribosomal protein L19, with translation MNLIAELEAEQIASLGKDIPDFKAGDTIRVGYKVTEGTRSRVQNFEGVCISRKNGKGIAGSFTVRKISFGEGVERVFPLYSTNIETIEVVRRGRVRRAKLYYLRSRRGKSARIAEDTNYKVLKGDGKKPVQGAST, from the coding sequence ATGAACCTGATCGCAGAACTCGAGGCGGAACAGATCGCCTCGCTCGGGAAGGACATTCCCGATTTCAAGGCCGGCGATACCATTCGCGTCGGCTACAAGGTGACCGAAGGGACCCGGAGCCGCGTGCAGAACTTCGAAGGCGTCTGCATCAGCCGCAAGAACGGCAAAGGCATCGCGGGCTCGTTCACCGTTCGCAAGATTTCCTTCGGTGAAGGTGTGGAGCGTGTGTTCCCGCTCTACTCGACCAACATCGAAACCATCGAGGTTGTCCGCCGTGGCCGCGTGCGTCGCGCCAAGCTGTACTACCTGCGTTCGCGTCGCGGCAAATCGGCCCGGATCGCGGAAGACACAAACTACAAAGTCCTCAAGGGCGACGGCAAGAAGCCGGTTCAGGGAGCGTCGACATGA
- the trmD gene encoding tRNA (guanosine(37)-N1)-methyltransferase TrmD: MRSYGRKSISATSRPRDLMTPDAALAGVWTAQIITLFPEAFPGTLGLSLTGRALKERLWQLETIHLRDYGEGKHRNVDDTPAGGGAGMVLRADVMEKAIAEARARMPKDAPLIYLSPRGRPFTQERAQALAAGPGMTLICGRFEGLDQRAIDHFGIEEVSMGDFVLTGGEIAAQALIDASVRLIPRVLGNQSSVEEESFSHGLLEHPQYTKPAVWNGRAIPEVLLSGHHAKITDWQRDQAERLTKERRPDLWRAYLQAQGRDPDEDQEL; the protein is encoded by the coding sequence ATGCGATCCTACGGGCGCAAATCCATCTCTGCCACGTCGCGCCCGCGGGATCTCATGACCCCCGACGCGGCCCTTGCGGGCGTCTGGACCGCGCAGATCATCACGCTCTTTCCCGAAGCCTTTCCCGGCACGCTCGGCCTGTCGCTCACGGGTCGCGCGCTGAAGGAGCGGCTCTGGCAACTTGAGACGATCCATCTGCGCGATTACGGCGAGGGCAAGCATCGCAACGTGGACGACACACCCGCAGGCGGCGGCGCAGGCATGGTCCTGCGCGCCGACGTGATGGAAAAGGCGATTGCCGAGGCGCGCGCACGCATGCCGAAAGACGCCCCCCTGATCTACCTTTCGCCCAGGGGCCGCCCGTTCACGCAGGAGCGCGCGCAGGCTCTGGCCGCGGGTCCAGGCATGACGCTTATCTGCGGCCGGTTTGAGGGGCTCGACCAGCGCGCTATCGACCATTTCGGCATCGAAGAGGTCTCGATGGGCGACTTTGTCCTCACCGGCGGTGAGATCGCCGCGCAGGCCTTGATCGATGCGAGCGTCCGACTTATACCGCGCGTGCTCGGGAATCAGTCGTCCGTCGAAGAGGAAAGCTTTTCGCACGGACTTTTGGAGCACCCGCAGTACACCAAACCCGCCGTCTGGAACGGTCGCGCGATCCCCGAAGTTCTTCTGTCGGGCCATCACGCGAAGATCACCGACTGGCAGCGGGACCAGGCCGAAAGGCTGACGAAAGAACGACGACCTGATCTCTGGCGGGCTTACCTTCAAGCGCAAGGTAGGGACCCGGATGAAGACCAAGAGCTCTGA
- the rimM gene encoding ribosome maturation factor RimM (Essential for efficient processing of 16S rRNA), with translation MSDDRICVGVVGGAFGVSGEVRLKSFTAEPDAIADYGPFETEDGARSFDMQLVRPIKQGFAVRLSGVRSKEDADALKGVQLFVPRTRLPQLPDDEYYHADLIGLAVLDTGGVALGTVRAVLNHGAADLLEVAQPGTSQTALLPFTQAIVPTVDLAAGKIIADPPDGLFE, from the coding sequence ATGTCGGACGATCGCATCTGTGTAGGCGTTGTGGGCGGCGCGTTCGGCGTCAGCGGCGAAGTGCGCCTCAAGAGCTTCACCGCAGAGCCCGACGCGATTGCTGATTACGGCCCGTTCGAGACGGAAGACGGCGCCCGCAGCTTCGACATGCAGCTTGTCCGCCCGATCAAGCAGGGCTTCGCGGTGCGTCTATCCGGAGTACGCTCCAAGGAAGATGCGGATGCCCTGAAGGGCGTGCAGCTGTTCGTACCGCGCACGCGCCTGCCGCAACTGCCCGATGACGAATATTACCACGCGGACCTGATCGGCCTCGCGGTCCTCGACACCGGCGGAGTGGCCTTGGGCACGGTGCGCGCCGTTCTGAACCATGGCGCGGCGGACCTGCTGGAGGTCGCGCAACCCGGCACGAGCCAGACTGCGCTTCTGCCCTTCACCCAGGCAATCGTGCCCACGGTCGATCTGGCCGCGGGAAAGATCATCGCCGATCCGCCTGACGGCCTGTTTGAATAG
- a CDS encoding MipA/OmpV family protein yields the protein MKTLISVAALAATLGASGATMAAAQSQASPGDPALSFTLRGGVASGPAYFGAEEYEYAPDLGFKFHSINIGPLAFGDPDPQAPKRGFGVGGSFRYIGLRDASEYDLLTGLDDIDPAYELGLGVSYATQNFSAFADLRRGFGGHQGVVGELGADVTLQASSEVTLTMGPRALFGDAEFTDTYFGVSSSEASALNPAYDAEGGLVSVGAEIVMTYQINDDWGIETGLTWDRYMNDAADSPIVENGRRDDLGARVGLTRNIQLGF from the coding sequence ATGAAGACCCTGATTTCCGTGGCAGCCCTCGCCGCCACCTTGGGCGCCTCGGGCGCGACGATGGCAGCCGCGCAGTCGCAGGCATCGCCCGGCGATCCCGCACTGAGCTTCACCCTGCGCGGCGGCGTCGCCTCCGGCCCGGCCTATTTCGGTGCCGAGGAATATGAATACGCGCCCGATCTGGGCTTCAAGTTCCATTCGATCAATATCGGGCCGCTGGCCTTCGGCGATCCCGACCCGCAGGCCCCCAAGCGCGGCTTCGGCGTGGGCGGATCCTTCCGCTATATCGGACTGCGCGATGCCAGCGAGTATGACCTGCTGACCGGTCTCGATGATATCGACCCGGCCTACGAGCTTGGCCTCGGTGTCAGCTACGCCACCCAGAATTTCAGCGCTTTCGCCGATCTGCGCCGTGGCTTTGGCGGTCACCAGGGCGTTGTGGGCGAACTGGGCGCGGACGTGACCCTGCAGGCCAGCTCCGAGGTGACGCTGACCATGGGGCCGCGCGCCCTGTTCGGCGATGCGGAATTCACCGACACCTATTTCGGCGTGTCCTCCTCGGAGGCCTCGGCGCTCAACCCGGCCTATGACGCCGAGGGCGGCCTGGTCTCTGTCGGCGCTGAGATCGTGATGACCTATCAGATCAACGACGATTGGGGCATCGAGACGGGTCTGACCTGGGATCGCTACATGAACGATGCCGCCGACAGCCCCATCGTCGAGAACGGGCGCCGCGACGATCTTGGCGCGCGGGTGGGACTGACGCGGAATATCCAGCTCGGTTTCTGA
- the rpsP gene encoding 30S ribosomal protein S16 has product MAIKIRLARGGSKKRPHYAIVAADSRMPRDGRFIEKLGTYNPLLPKDSEDRVKMDMERVKYWLGQGAQVTDRIARFLEAAGEMEKQERSNPKKGTPGKAAQERAAEKAEKAAAAEAPAEDAAAEETAE; this is encoded by the coding sequence ATGGCTATCAAAATTCGCCTCGCCCGCGGCGGCTCCAAGAAGCGCCCCCATTACGCAATCGTCGCCGCCGACAGCCGCATGCCGCGCGACGGCCGCTTCATCGAGAAGCTCGGCACCTACAATCCGCTCCTGCCCAAGGACAGCGAAGACCGCGTCAAGATGGACATGGAGCGCGTGAAGTACTGGCTGGGCCAGGGCGCTCAGGTCACCGACCGTATCGCCCGCTTCCTCGAAGCCGCAGGCGAGATGGAAAAGCAGGAGCGTTCGAACCCCAAGAAGGGCACCCCGGGCAAGGCCGCGCAGGAGCGCGCTGCAGAAAAGGCCGAGAAGGCCGCCGCAGCCGAAGCGCCCGCAGAGGACGCAGCAGCGGAAGAGACCGCGGAATAA
- a CDS encoding chorismate mutase produces the protein MTDASTTTPDAGDAVTRAAVLLAGHRDSIDRLDAILVFTLAERFKHTQAVGVLKAQHDLPASDPAREEKQIARLETLAKEADLDPEFAKKFLNFIIQEVIRHHKQHQS, from the coding sequence TTGACTGATGCATCCACCACCACGCCCGATGCAGGCGATGCCGTCACCCGAGCGGCCGTATTGCTGGCAGGCCACCGCGACAGCATCGACCGGCTCGATGCGATCCTGGTCTTCACGCTGGCCGAGCGGTTCAAGCACACCCAGGCCGTGGGCGTCCTCAAGGCGCAACACGACCTGCCCGCCTCCGATCCCGCGCGAGAGGAAAAGCAGATCGCGCGGCTCGAAACTTTGGCGAAGGAGGCCGATCTCGATCCCGAATTCGCCAAGAAATTCCTGAACTTCATCATTCAGGAAGTCATCCGCCACCATAAGCAACACCAATCCTGA
- a CDS encoding GNAT family N-acetyltransferase has protein sequence MSLDIPTLTTHRLELSAPDAADYPDFKATFASYRSRFMGGPLNAYETWMLYAAEIGHWEIRGFGMWMVRLKDTGETVGMAGGWQPAKWPEREIAWIIWPDRAGRGYALEATSRVRRHFYEDRSWDAAVSYLDPKDLDSIRLAERLGAKRDPEAATVDGSDVCYRHPGPAALKGSQIAHGIEMEIQNYIDPLFKPKGWAID, from the coding sequence ATGAGCCTCGATATCCCCACGCTCACCACGCATCGGCTTGAACTGAGTGCGCCCGACGCCGCCGATTATCCGGATTTCAAGGCGACCTTCGCCTCCTACCGGTCGCGCTTCATGGGCGGGCCGCTCAATGCATACGAGACCTGGATGCTCTATGCCGCCGAGATCGGCCATTGGGAGATCCGCGGCTTCGGCATGTGGATGGTGCGCCTCAAGGATACGGGCGAGACGGTGGGCATGGCGGGCGGCTGGCAGCCCGCGAAATGGCCCGAACGCGAAATCGCCTGGATCATCTGGCCCGACCGCGCCGGGCGCGGCTACGCGCTGGAGGCCACGAGCCGCGTGCGGCGCCACTTCTACGAGGATCGCAGCTGGGACGCGGCGGTATCCTACCTCGATCCCAAGGATCTCGATTCGATCCGCCTCGCGGAGCGGCTGGGCGCCAAGCGCGACCCCGAGGCCGCGACGGTGGATGGCAGCGATGTCTGCTACCGCCATCCGGGCCCGGCGGCGCTGAAGGGCAGCCAGATCGCCCACGGGATCGAGATGGAGATCCAGAACTACATCGATCCTCTGTTCAAACCGAAAGGCTGGGCCATTGACTGA